From one Pararge aegeria chromosome 21, ilParAegt1.1, whole genome shotgun sequence genomic stretch:
- the LOC120633476 gene encoding nose resistant to fluoxetine protein 6-like, giving the protein MVNCSTIVTFIVVYGHTVLLIATFTSNPHSFEKAYESVALRITFSGLNVVQVFFFITGMLLTHSKQISAETHKVSWKMIPKTIFNRWWRLTPSAVMMVAFSATWMRHLGSGPLWKTVITGGTSGQCRRFFWAHLFYFNNYIPEDTLCSLQTWYIATDMQIYIVGVITHFAIRNRSGCIKEITLTSLLLLSMASPALHVWWQDIEAFAMQTPELYRTISDVNFRNEHVLGHNNLSAFIIGLATGYLIYYLQQKKVEYPNFKIGRFLSWFTIPTYLFLLYCGSLFYHDGKRPSLALRVLYAATNRAIIGLIATYVIVAVTLKFNGFTKALLEQPSWVVPSKLTYCVYLLHMLVLDYGLGVKTQLTPVSFFNTFFMTIGVFVASFVIAVPFHLLIEAPTNRLMKLSSNAKTVKKLD; this is encoded by the exons ATGGTCAACTGCAG CACCATAGTGACGTTCATCGTAGTGTACGGACACACCGTGCTATTGATTGCTACTTTTACGTCCAATCCTCATAGCTTCGAaaag GCCTACGAGTCTGTCGCTCTTCGGATTACGTTCAGCGGCCTGAACGTCGTCCAGGTGTTCTTCTTCATCACCGGCATGCTGCTCACACACTCCAAGCAGATCTCCGCAGAGACGCACAAAGTTTCCTGGAAGATGATACCGAAAACCATATTCAATAGGTGGTGGag GCTAACGCCCTCAGCAGTTATGATGGTGGCCTTCTCCGCGACCTGGATGCGCCACCTCGGTAGCGGACCGCTGTGGAAAACCGTTATCACCGGCGGCACCTCGGGCCAGTGCCGTCGCTTCTTCTGGGCACACTTGTTCTACTTCAACAACTACATTCCCGAAGACACGTTATGTTCTCTGCAGACATG GTACATTGCCACGGATATGCAGATATATATCGTTGGAGTTATAACTCACTTCGCGATCAGAAATCGAAGTGGGTGCATTAAAGAAATAACTCTGACGTCACTCCTTCTGTTGTCGATGGCGAGCCCTGCACTGCACGTGTGGTGGCAGGATATTGAGGCTTTTGCTATGCAGACACCtga atTATATCGTACAATAAGTGACGTGAACTTTCGCAATGAACACGTCTTGGGGCACAACAATCTGTCCGCTTTCATCATCGGCTTGGCCACGGGATACCTGATCTACTACTTGCAACAGAAAAAAGTGGAATATCCGAACTTCAAG ATTGGTAGGTTCTTGAGCTGGTTCACGATACCAACGTACCTCTTCTTGCTGTACTGTGGCAGCTTGTTCTACCACGACGGTAAACGACCGTCTCTGGCGCTGCGGGTGCTGTACGCAGCGACCAATCGAGCTATTATTGGACTTATTGCTACATATGTGATAGTAGCAGTTACATTAAAGTTCAATG GATTCACAAAGGCGTTACTGGAACAGCCAAGCTGGGTGGTTCCAAGCAAATTGACCTACTGCGTATATCTGCTACATATGCTAGTCTTAGACTATGGATTAGGAGTGAAAACTCAGCTGACtcctgtttctttttttaatacg TTCTTCATGACCATTGGAGTCTTCGTGGCCTCTTTCGTGATTGCAGTACCCTTCCACCTTCTCATCGAGGCGCCGACAAATCGTCTCATGAAACTATCGTCCAATGCAAAGACTGTTAAAAAGTTGGATTAg